Proteins encoded in a region of the Esox lucius isolate fEsoLuc1 chromosome 9, fEsoLuc1.pri, whole genome shotgun sequence genome:
- the LOC105012107 gene encoding sarcalumenin codes for MPSDLSPGVYIATVIERRPLAAKMTPLPVSVCCVISLLTLVAADLVAETASPDELHLRLPLPCDLSCDPGDDHGGQISSNDTPAPGPVCQPCDRQPRLPTLSGEQREAPVQAEQPHEIEAVAREEEEEEKATSEETVAKDDSVEISEEAEGSELWGEAALSEKEDEEAREVVEVEAESDGETEEEAELEDGTEKEAESVAQTEAEPQAEAEPESEAEAEPEAGDEEQSDAVDENVAEETVEEAGAVETGPAEEESAEELVFEEVEEVAEAPEETVASEDVIKAPIEEKVVPESLPETTEKAVEDPVIEEVTVVAEAELELVAEPQWFQSEPEVVMENVISELLESDIEAEQEQQPVVVDSDPEPIPEPMEATSESVEAVPETVVEAVDVVEEVAPEEVKDEEELVNEETTVEEATDVEEATTEDVPGKATKSRVRVADEDATTTKLRDRSHIDNTLRLTTAEPTPEFSAALKKLQNIYHSAIKPLETAYKYNELRTHEVTDGEITSKPMVLFLGPWSVGKSSMINYLLGIHDTPQQLYTGAEPTTSEYTVVMHGEKSRTVEGIVMAADNSRSFSPLEKFGQGFLERLVGIEMPHKLLERVTLVDTPGIIENRKQQERGYPYSEVCQWFIDRADLIFLMFDPTKLDVGGELATLFKQMKGRESQIRIILNKADNLATQDLMRVYGALFWSMAPLINATEPPRVYVSSFWPSEYAADTNRQLFIQEEVSLLEDLNQVIENQLENKIAFIRQHAIRVRIHALLVDRYLHTYHEKLGWFSDPHEVFEDIVSDPDKFYIFKSILAKTNVSKFDLPDKEAYQDFFGINPPSGFKQLSSHCSWTSGCLIDNIEKVISVELPALLSSLGKKETPPPAKATPAPPPPLPETKPKNRWRKD; via the exons ACCTGGTGGCGGAAACAGCCAGCCCTGATGAGCTGCACCTCCGCCTCCCACTTCCCTGTGACCTCTCCTGTGACCCCGGCGATGACCATGGAGGCCAGATCTCCTCCAACGACACCCCAGCCCCCGGGCCTGTGTGTCAGCCTTGTGACCGCCAACCACGCCTGCCGACACTGTCCGGGGAACAGCGTGAGGCACCTGTTCAGGCGGAGCAACCCCATGAGATAGAGGCGGTGgcgagggaggaagaggaagaagaaaaggCTACGTCCGAGGAGACGGTAGCCAAGGACGATTCTGTGGAGATCTCAGAGGAAGCTGAAGGATCAGAGCTTTGGGGGGAAGCTGCCTTGTCTGAGAAAGAAGATGAAGAGGCCAGAGAGGTGGTTGAGGTAGAAGCAGAATCTGATggtgagacagaggaagaggcagAACTTGAAGATGGcacagagaaagaggcagaaTCTGTAGCTCAGACAGAGGCAGAACCTCAAGCTGAAGCAGAACCTGAATCTGAGGCAGAAGCAGAACCTGAAGCTGGGGATGAGGAACAGTCAGATGCTGTGGACGAAAATGTTGCAGAGGAAACAGTTGAGGAAGCCGGGGCTGTGGAGACAGGACCTGCTGAGGAAGAATCAGCAGAGGAACTAGTGTTTGAGGAGGTAGAAGAAGTAGCGGAAGCACCAGAGGAGACAGTAGCGTCTGAGGATGTTATCAAAGCCCCTATAGAGGAAAAGGTTGTCCCAGAGAGCCTTCCAGAGACGACAGAAAAAGCTGTGGAGGATCCAGTTATTGAAGAGGTGACAGTAGTGGCTGAAGCCGAGTTAGAACTTGTGGCTGAACCTCAGTGGTTTCAATCAGAACCAGAGGTTGTGATGGAGAATGTTATTTCAGAGCTGTTGGAGTCTGACATTGAAGCAGAACAAGAACAACAGCCTGTTGTAGTTGATTCTGATCCAGAACCCATTCCGGAACCCATGGAAGCTACGTCAGAATCTGTGGAAGCTGTCCCGGAAACTGTGGTGGAAGCAGTTGATGTGGTTGAGGAGGTGGCTCCTGAGGAGGTGAAGGATGAGGAGGAGTTGGTGAACGAAGAGACTACTGTGGAGGAGGCGACTGATGTGGAGGAGGCGACTACTGAGGATGTGCCAGGAAAAGCAACAAAATCACGAGTGAGAG TGGCGGATGAGGACGCAACGACCACGAAGCTCAGAGACCGCTCCCACATCGACAACACACTCCGACTGACCACTGCTGAACCCACGCCTGAGTTTTCAG CTGCACTGAAGAAATTGCAAAACATCTACCACTCTGCCATTAAGCCCTTGGAAACAGCCTACAAGTACAACGAGCTTAGAACACACGAGGTCACAG ATGGAGAGATCACCTCCAAGCCAATGGTTCTGTTCTTGGGGCCCTGGTCTGTAGGCAAGTCCTCCATGATCAACTACCTCCTGGGTATCCATGACACCCCACAGCAACTCTACACAG GTGCCGAGCCCACTACCTCTGAGTACACGGTCGTGATGCATGGGGAGAAGTCCCGCACGGTGGAGGGCATCGTCATGGCAGCAGACAACTCCAGGTCCTTCTCTCCTCTGGAGAAGTTCGGCCAGGGGTTCCTGGAGAGGCTGGTGGGGATAGAGATGCCCCACAAGCTGCTGGAGAGGGTCACCCTCGTGGACACGCCCGGGATTATTGAAAACCGCAAGCAgcaggagagag GATACCCCTACAGTGAAGTGTGCCAGTGGTTCATCGATCGCGCGGACCTCATCTTCCTGATGTTTGACCCCACCAAGCTGGATGTGGGCGGAGAGCTGGCGACGCTGTTCAAACAAATGAAG GGTCGAGAGTCCCAGATCCGAATCATCCTCAACAAGGCGGACAATTTGGCCACGCAGGACCTGATGCGTGTTTACGGCGCCCTGTTCTGGTCCATGGCCCCCCTCATCAACGCCACAGAGCCGCCCAGGGTCTACGTCAGCTCCTTCTGGCCGTCGGAGTACGCAGCCGACACCAACCGACAGCTCTTCATTCAGGAGGAGGTCTCACTGCTTGAGGACCTCAACCAG GTGATTGAGAACCAGCTGGAGAACAAGATCGCGTTCATCCGCCAGCACGCCATCCGGGTCAGGATCCATGCCCTCCTGGTGGACCGCTACCTCCACACCTACCACGAAAAGCTGGGCTGGTTCAGCGACCCCCACGAGGTGTTCGAGGACATCGTCTCGGACCCCGACAAGTTCTACATCTTCAAGTCCATCCTGGCCAAGACCAAC GTGAGCAAGTTTGATTTGCCCGACAAAGAGGCCTACCAGGACTTCTTCGGCATCAACCCTCCGTCAGGATTCAAGCAGCTGTCCTCTCACTGCAGCTGGACGTCGGGATGCCTGATCGACAACATAGAGAAGGTGATCAGCGTGGAGCTCCCCGCCCTACTGAGCAGCCTGGGCAAGAAAGAGACTCCGCCCCCCGCCAAGGCCACCCCGGCCCCTCCCCCACCGCTGCCTGAGACGAAACCCAAGAACCGCTGGCGGAAGGACtga